A portion of the Francisella uliginis genome contains these proteins:
- the gshB gene encoding glutathione synthase: MKVGFIIDDLNSFNISKDSTFMMLQAAQDKGWEVYTFYLNDLYIINGDPKGNSLKIKIHKSKQTWYEVLSQHNDFSLLDLDCIFMRKDPPFDMEFIYVTYMLDLAKKNGVLIVNNPQALRDFNEKVAISNYPKFAPNTLITRSYKQINKFYDKHKDIIVKPLDGMGGSSIFRIKDGDKNKNVILEVLTEHQSRYIMVQDYQKSIKDGDKRVLIVNGEPIKYLLARVPSEKDNRGNLAAGASAEVRELKDSDYKIAKKVAKKLKKQGVMFAGIDVIGDKLTEVNITSPTGIQEIYKATKINAASLLMQAVEQKIEKMREESKDSE, from the coding sequence ATGAAAGTAGGATTTATAATAGATGATTTAAACTCTTTTAATATCTCAAAAGATAGCACTTTTATGATGCTACAAGCAGCTCAAGATAAGGGGTGGGAGGTTTATACATTTTATCTTAATGATTTATATATTATTAATGGTGACCCAAAAGGTAATTCTCTTAAGATAAAAATTCATAAGTCTAAACAAACTTGGTATGAAGTTCTGTCACAACACAATGATTTTTCCTTATTAGATTTAGATTGTATATTTATGCGTAAAGATCCTCCTTTTGATATGGAGTTTATCTATGTTACATATATGTTAGATTTAGCTAAAAAAAATGGTGTTTTAATAGTTAATAATCCACAAGCACTAAGAGATTTTAATGAAAAAGTAGCTATATCGAACTATCCTAAGTTTGCTCCAAATACTCTAATAACTAGAAGCTATAAACAAATTAATAAATTCTATGATAAACATAAAGATATTATAGTTAAGCCTTTAGATGGTATGGGAGGTAGCTCTATTTTTAGGATCAAAGATGGTGACAAGAATAAAAATGTAATTTTAGAAGTTCTAACAGAACACCAGTCGAGATATATAATGGTTCAAGATTATCAAAAATCTATCAAAGATGGCGATAAAAGAGTCCTTATAGTAAATGGAGAACCTATAAAGTATTTATTAGCTCGTGTTCCAAGTGAAAAAGATAACCGTGGAAACTTAGCAGCAGGTGCTTCAGCTGAGGTTAGAGAGCTTAAAGATAGTGATTATAAAATAGCTAAGAAAGTTGCTAAAAAGCTTAAAAAACAAGGCGTAATGTTTGCGGGTATCGATGTGATAGGTGATAAGCTTACAGAAGTTAATATCACTAGCCCGACAGGTATTCAAGAAATTTATAAAGCTACAAAAATAAATGCTGCAAGTTTATTAATGCAAGCAGTAGAACAAAAAATTGAAAAAATGAGAGAAGAAAGTAAGGATAGCGAGTAG
- a CDS encoding ArsR/SmtB family transcription factor: MKDITNFLKSISDKNRLIILYMLNKNTLCVCDIQKFIPLTQGALSIQLKNLSSLLNSFKQGKWVFYRLDRNISIRYLNILEELFIEMDKDEEVQKIVSKLEISEVCKI, encoded by the coding sequence ATGAAAGATATAACAAACTTTTTAAAATCTATTTCTGATAAAAATAGGTTAATAATTTTATATATGCTGAATAAAAACACTTTGTGTGTATGTGATATTCAAAAATTTATACCATTAACCCAAGGAGCTTTATCAATTCAATTGAAAAATTTATCTAGTCTACTTAATTCTTTTAAGCAAGGTAAATGGGTATTTTATAGACTTGATAGAAATATTAGTATTCGATATTTAAATATCTTAGAAGAACTTTTTATTGAAATGGATAAAGATGAAGAAGTTCAGAAAATTGTCTCTAAATTAGAAATTTCTGAAGTTTGCAAAATATAA
- the arsB gene encoding ACR3 family arsenite efflux transporter, with amino-acid sequence MKLKFLDRYLTLWIFLAMIIGILIGYIFPDAKNIIAKFDIGSGNWLIGAGLIIMMYPPLAKVKYSTMPKIFKDTRILFLSLIQNWIIGPVLMFILAIVFFHNQPAFMIGLVLIGLARCIAMVIVWNDLAKGSREYCAGLVAFNSIFQIIFYAAYAYIFITVIPRLLGFNIGIDINISMLDIAKSVGIYLGIPFLAGILTRVILISQKGEKWYVERFTPAISPLTLIALLFTIVLMFTTKGDQIINLPFQVIKVAIPLLIYFLIMFFISFFMSYKFKATYEQAVSLSFTAASNNFELAIAVAISVFGINSIQAFVGVIGPLVEVPVLISLVNVSLWLRRRYFS; translated from the coding sequence ATGAAATTAAAATTTTTAGATAGATATCTAACATTATGGATATTCTTAGCAATGATTATAGGCATATTAATAGGCTATATATTTCCAGATGCTAAAAATATTATTGCCAAATTTGATATTGGATCTGGTAACTGGTTGATTGGAGCAGGATTAATTATAATGATGTACCCTCCTCTTGCAAAAGTTAAATACTCAACAATGCCAAAGATTTTTAAAGATACAAGAATTTTATTTTTATCTTTAATTCAAAATTGGATAATTGGCCCGGTTCTGATGTTTATTTTGGCAATTGTTTTTTTTCATAACCAACCTGCTTTTATGATTGGTTTAGTACTGATAGGTTTAGCAAGATGCATAGCAATGGTGATTGTATGGAATGATCTTGCTAAAGGCTCTAGAGAATATTGTGCTGGATTAGTTGCATTTAATTCTATTTTCCAAATAATATTTTATGCTGCATATGCGTATATTTTTATTACAGTTATTCCAAGATTATTAGGATTTAATATAGGCATTGATATAAATATATCTATGCTAGATATTGCAAAAAGTGTAGGAATATATTTAGGAATACCTTTTTTAGCTGGAATACTAACAAGAGTTATATTAATTTCTCAGAAAGGTGAAAAGTGGTATGTTGAGAGATTTACTCCAGCAATATCGCCTCTTACTTTAATAGCTTTATTATTTACAATAGTTTTAATGTTTACAACAAAAGGAGATCAAATTATTAATCTACCTTTTCAAGTAATAAAAGTTGCTATACCTCTTTTGATATATTTCTTAATTATGTTCTTTATATCATTTTTTATGTCATATAAGTTTAAAGCTACTTATGAGCAAGCAGTATCTCTAAGCTTTACAGCAGCTTCTAATAACTTTGAGCTGGCAATAGCAGTAGCAATATCAGTATTTGGGATAAATTCTATTCAAGCTTTTGTCGGAGTTATAGGCCCTCTTGTAGAAGTGCCTGTTTTGATAAGCTTAGTAAATGTATCTCTATGGCTTAGAAGAAGATATTTTAGTTAG
- the fvfA gene encoding Francisella virulence factor A: MGRLQQNLMYAIILVVIFVICIYFFTFNRSYEVQGVFLPAYSTKMPATDPSKIRVFNLRYESDTKDNIGQVRTSVHVSNQKDFQKLCDENLYKAMKLAAANGADEIKYVCLYPQGQINELSSVSLRAYAFRD; encoded by the coding sequence ATGGGAAGACTTCAGCAAAACTTGATGTATGCGATTATCTTAGTGGTAATCTTTGTTATTTGTATTTATTTTTTTACTTTTAATCGTAGTTACGAGGTGCAAGGTGTTTTCTTACCTGCATATTCAACAAAAATGCCTGCAACAGATCCTAGTAAAATAAGAGTTTTTAATTTACGTTATGAAAGTGATACTAAGGATAACATAGGACAAGTTAGAACATCTGTGCATGTAAGTAATCAGAAAGATTTCCAAAAACTATGTGATGAAAACTTATATAAAGCTATGAAACTAGCAGCGGCAAATGGTGCAGATGAAATTAAATATGTTTGCTTATATCCTCAGGGACAAATAAATGAGTTAAGTAGTGTTTCATTAAGAGCATATGCTTTTAGGGACTAA
- the fmt gene encoding methionyl-tRNA formyltransferase: MRKLNIVFAGTPDISAQVLKDLYETEHNIQAVLTQPDRAKGRGKKVQFSPVKEVALENNTPVFQPLSFKKNPEVLEQIKELKPDVIVVIAYGIIVPKAFLDIPKYGCLNIHVSLLPKWRGAAPIQRAIQSGDSKTGICIMQMDEGLDTGDILNILEVDIKDTDTSETLHDKFASLSIQPLIETLDNIETIEHKPQEGQPTYAHKITKQEGLIDFAKTSWQISCHIRAFTPWPSAFFILDNQTVKVGQFEILEQSCDKASGTILDISKLGFDVCTNDKIIRFKQLQFPNKKMLQIADILNGKDLNKYIGYKIG; the protein is encoded by the coding sequence ATGAGAAAATTAAATATAGTTTTCGCTGGAACTCCTGATATATCAGCTCAAGTGCTAAAAGATTTATATGAAACTGAGCATAATATTCAAGCAGTACTTACGCAACCAGATAGAGCAAAAGGTCGCGGTAAAAAAGTTCAGTTCTCACCTGTTAAAGAGGTTGCTTTAGAAAATAATACTCCTGTTTTTCAACCATTATCTTTTAAAAAGAATCCAGAAGTTTTAGAACAAATTAAAGAGCTAAAACCTGATGTTATTGTTGTAATAGCCTACGGAATTATAGTGCCAAAAGCATTTTTGGATATTCCTAAATATGGTTGCTTAAATATACATGTTTCATTATTACCAAAATGGCGTGGTGCAGCTCCGATCCAAAGAGCTATCCAGTCAGGAGATAGTAAAACTGGCATTTGTATTATGCAAATGGATGAAGGCTTAGACACTGGAGATATTTTAAATATTCTAGAAGTAGATATAAAAGATACTGATACATCAGAGACTCTTCATGATAAATTTGCTAGTTTATCAATACAACCACTAATAGAAACTTTAGATAATATTGAAACAATTGAGCATAAGCCTCAAGAAGGTCAACCAACGTATGCTCATAAAATAACTAAGCAAGAAGGTTTAATTGATTTTGCTAAAACTTCTTGGCAGATTAGTTGTCATATTCGAGCATTTACTCCTTGGCCATCTGCATTTTTTATATTAGATAATCAAACTGTCAAGGTAGGGCAGTTTGAAATATTAGAACAATCATGTGACAAAGCCTCTGGAACTATATTAGATATCTCAAAATTAGGTTTTGATGTTTGTACTAATGATAAAATTATAAGATTTAAACAATTGCAATTTCCTAATAAAAAGATGCTACAAATAGCTGATATTCTAAATGGTAAAGATTTAAATAAATATATTGGATACAAAATAGGATAA
- the rlmKL gene encoding bifunctional 23S rRNA (guanine(2069)-N(7))-methyltransferase RlmK/23S rRNA (guanine(2445)-N(2))-methyltransferase RlmL, whose amino-acid sequence MQKYTFFVSCAKGIELLLKDELLRLNIKSYEKLAGVEFEGTLEQAYKVCIYSHLASQVMLKVATEKVIDQQSLYDFISSINWMSYFDVDKSFKIIISGKHYDFNNTMFVSQKTKDAIVDQFRHETNQRPDIDTENPSNVIKLHLHKQFVNVFLCLNIDSLHKRSYRQFQGQAPLKESLAAAILLKAGWLDELKKDQPILIDPMCGSGTILIEAALMAKNIAPVLLNKEFKIFDSKIHDEALWDDLIISAKKSQKSTDAIIQGYDIDNNVLDKAEKNIYQADVDDVISIKRRDIRDLENEFDSQGLIATNPPYGERLYGDQLDELLDIFNGFGDRLSQDFYGWKVAILTSFAESIKEMQLRTTKRNKFYNGAIETVLYQFDINEHAKFKHESQLEKNIRIAEASAQKSDEHIDFSNKLKKNLKSLKPWLKQAGVECYRLYDADIPTFAVAVDIYGEHVFLQEYRADATIDQNIAKQRFYQAIYQIHKTLGIAYENIHTRVRQRQKGKEQYQKENDKNNFHVINEFDAKFYVNFDDYLDTGIFLDHRKIRQLVAKAAKNKTLLNLFSYTCTASVHGALKGAKTTSVDMSNTYLEWGKNNFTLNNIDHKKHNFIQADCIGWLKANTEKFDVIFLDPPTFSNSKRMDDILDVQRDHELLINLAMDSLKKDGVLYFSNNYRRFKMSQEIIDKFNCENIDKKCLSRDFLSNKNIHNCWEIRY is encoded by the coding sequence ATGCAAAAATACACATTTTTTGTTAGTTGCGCAAAGGGCATCGAACTACTATTAAAAGACGAATTACTTAGATTAAATATTAAATCATATGAAAAACTTGCTGGAGTTGAATTCGAAGGAACACTAGAACAAGCTTATAAAGTTTGTATATATTCACACTTAGCTAGTCAAGTAATGCTAAAAGTTGCTACAGAGAAAGTTATTGATCAACAGAGCTTATATGATTTTATATCTTCTATAAACTGGATGAGTTACTTTGATGTAGATAAATCTTTTAAAATCATAATTTCTGGTAAGCACTATGATTTTAACAATACTATGTTTGTCTCGCAAAAAACAAAAGATGCAATTGTTGATCAATTCCGTCATGAAACAAACCAGCGTCCAGATATCGATACTGAAAATCCAAGTAATGTAATCAAGCTTCATTTACATAAGCAATTTGTAAATGTGTTTTTATGTTTAAATATCGATAGTTTACATAAACGTAGTTATCGGCAGTTCCAAGGCCAAGCACCTCTTAAAGAGTCTCTAGCTGCTGCAATACTTTTAAAAGCAGGGTGGTTAGATGAGCTAAAAAAAGATCAGCCTATACTTATAGATCCAATGTGTGGTTCTGGAACTATCTTAATAGAAGCAGCCTTAATGGCAAAAAATATTGCTCCTGTTTTATTAAATAAAGAATTTAAAATTTTTGACTCAAAAATTCATGATGAAGCGCTATGGGATGATCTAATAATCTCAGCTAAAAAATCACAAAAATCTACGGATGCAATTATTCAAGGCTATGATATTGATAATAATGTCTTAGATAAAGCAGAGAAAAATATTTATCAAGCAGATGTTGATGATGTTATAAGCATCAAACGCAGAGACATTCGTGATCTTGAAAATGAGTTTGATAGTCAAGGTCTAATAGCTACAAATCCTCCCTATGGCGAGAGGCTATACGGTGATCAACTTGATGAACTTTTAGATATTTTTAATGGTTTTGGTGATAGATTATCTCAGGATTTTTACGGCTGGAAAGTAGCTATCCTTACGAGCTTTGCTGAGTCAATCAAAGAAATGCAGCTTCGTACTACAAAACGTAATAAGTTTTATAATGGTGCTATTGAAACAGTTTTATATCAATTTGATATAAATGAGCATGCAAAATTTAAGCATGAAAGCCAACTTGAGAAAAATATCCGTATAGCAGAAGCAAGTGCACAAAAATCTGATGAGCATATAGATTTTTCAAATAAGCTTAAAAAGAATCTCAAAAGTTTAAAACCTTGGTTAAAACAAGCTGGAGTTGAGTGCTATCGTTTGTATGATGCTGATATTCCAACTTTTGCAGTTGCTGTAGATATATATGGTGAGCACGTGTTTTTACAAGAATATCGTGCTGATGCAACTATAGATCAAAATATTGCTAAACAAAGATTTTATCAGGCTATATATCAAATACATAAAACTTTAGGTATTGCTTATGAAAATATTCATACTCGCGTACGCCAACGCCAAAAAGGTAAAGAGCAATATCAAAAAGAGAATGATAAAAATAATTTTCATGTTATAAATGAATTTGATGCTAAGTTTTATGTGAATTTTGATGATTATTTAGATACTGGAATTTTCCTAGATCATCGTAAGATTAGACAACTAGTTGCTAAAGCAGCTAAAAATAAAACTTTGTTAAATCTTTTTAGTTATACTTGTACAGCTAGTGTTCATGGTGCTTTAAAAGGCGCTAAAACAACTAGTGTAGATATGTCTAATACATATCTAGAGTGGGGTAAAAACAACTTTACTCTAAATAATATCGATCATAAAAAACACAACTTTATCCAAGCTGATTGTATTGGCTGGTTAAAAGCTAATACTGAGAAGTTTGATGTAATATTTTTAGATCCACCGACTTTCTCAAACTCAAAACGTATGGATGATATTTTAGATGTTCAAAGAGACCATGAGTTACTTATAAATCTTGCTATGGATTCTCTGAAAAAGGATGGTGTACTATATTTCTCAAATAACTATAGACGCTTTAAAATGTCTCAAGAAATTATTGATAAATTCAACTGTGAAAATATTGATAAAAAATGTCTTTCAAGAGATTTCTTATCTAATAAAAATATCCATAATTGTTGGGAAATTAGATACTAA